Below is a window of Mycolicibacterium rhodesiae NBB3 DNA.
GGCGTCACTCCCACAGCCATCAGAAGTGCTCCTCTCGGGTAACGATGCGTGCCTTGATCGGCAGCTTGTGGATCGCGCGGGTGAGCGCCTCGCGCGCAGTCTTCTCGTCGGGGTAGCTGAGCTCGAAGAGCACGCGGCCCGGCTTGACGTTGGCGACCCACCACTCCGGCGAACCCTTACCCGAACCCATGCGGGTTTCGGCAGGCTTCTTGGTCAGCGGACGGTCCGGGAAGATGTTGATCCACACCTTGCCGCCACGCTTGATGTGCCGGTTGATGGCGATACGAGCGGACTCGATCTGCCGGTTGGTGATGTACGCGTGCTCGAGCGCCTGGATGCCATAGTCACCGAAGCTCACCGAGGTGCCGCCGCTGGCGATGCCGCGCTGCCTCGGGTGATGTTGCTTGCGGTGCTTGACCTTACGGGGAATCAACATGGCTAGCTCTCCGTGCTCTCCGGGGCTGCTGCGTCGCCGGCAGCGGCCTCGGTACCTGTGGTGGCCTCAGCGACCGCAGGTGCTGCCGGGGCTTCCTCAGTGGCAGCACGACCTGCTTCGGTACTCGTCGCGGTGGTGCCCGATGCGCCGCTGCGACGCGGACGGGTGCCCGACGGACGCTCGCGACGCGGGCGGTCCGCGCCTGCCGGAACCGCGGCGGTCAGCTCGCGCTTGCCGCCGACGATGTCGCCCTTGTAGATCCAGACCTTCACGCCGATGCGGCCGAAGGTGGTCTTGGCTTCGTACAGCCCGTAGTCGATGTCGGCGCGCAGCGTGTGCAGCGGCACCCGACCCTCGCGGTAGAACTCCGAGCGGCTCATCTCGGCGCCGCCGAGGCGGCCCGAGCACTGCACTCGGATGCCCTTGACATTCGGTTGGCGCATCGCGGATTGGATGGCCTTGCGCATGGCACGACGGAACGCGACACGGTTGCTCAGCTGCTCGGCAACGCCCTGGGCCACCAACTGAGCCTGCGACTCAGGGTTTTTCACCTCGAGGATGTTCAGCTGAACCTGCTTGCCGGTCAGCTTCTCCAGGTCGGCCCGGATACGGTCGGCCTCGGTGCCGCGGCGGCCGATGACGATGCCGGGACGCGCGGTGTGGATGTCGACCCGAACCCGGTCACGGGTGCGCTCGATCTCCACGTCGGCGATGCCGGCGCGCTCGAGACCGGTCGCAAGCAGCCGGCGGATCGCCACGTCTTCCTTGACGTAATCCTTGTACTGCTTGTCGGCGTACCACCGGGACTTCCAGTCGGTGGTGATTCCGAGCCGGAAGCCGTGGGGATTGATTTTCTGGCCCACTACTCCGAGCCCTCCTTCGCTTCGTCAGAAGCTTCTGTGGTCTTTACTTCGTCGGCCTTCTTCGAAGAAGCCTTCTTCGCGGCGGCCTTCTTGGCCGGCGCCGTTTCGACAGTGACTGTCTCGGTCTCGGCTGCCGCCTTCTTCGCCGGGCTCGATGTCGCCGCCGGGGCGGCTCCAGATGCCTTCTTCGATGCGGCCGCCTTGCTGCCCTGTGCGCGACGCGAGCGTGCTGCGCTGGCGGACGAAGCGGAGCCACCGTCACGCCCACCGGAACGGCTGGGCCTGCTCTCCACGATCACCGTGATGTGGCTGGTGCGCTTGCGAATCCGGAACGCACGTCCCTGGGCACGCGGCCGGATGCGCTTGGCGGTCGGACCGCCGTCGGCGTAGACGGTGGCGACCACGAGGGTGGACGGATCCAGACCCTCGTTGTTCTGCGCGTTGGCCGCGGCACTGGCGATCACCTTGGCTACCGGCTCGCTGGCGTCCTGAGGTGCCCACCGCAGAATGTCGAGCGCCTCGGTCACCGACTTACCGCGCACCAGGTCGATGACCCGGCGCGCCTTGGTCGGCGAAATGCGCACGAAGCGCGCGACTGCTGTCGCGGACGGATATGTCTCAACGGAAGTCATTAGCTATTTCCTCTGCTCTTCAGCGATGGCTCTTCGCGCGAGCGCTCATCGCAGCGCAACCTGCTCATCGCCGCTTAGCCTTCCGGTCGTCCTTGATGTGACCCTTGAACGTGCGGGTCGGTGCGAATTCGCCGAGCTTGTGCCCGACCATCGCCTCGGTGACGAACACCGGGACATGCTTGCGGCCGTCGTGCACCGCGAAGGTATGCCCGATGAAGTCGGGGATGATCGTCGATCGACGCGACCAGGTCTTGATGACCTGCTTGGTGTTCTTCTCGTTCTGTAGGTCGACCTTCTTGAGCAGATGGTCGTCGACGAACGGGCCCTTCTTCAGGCTGCGTGGCATGCTCTAGTGCTCCTAGCGCTTATTCTTGCCGGTGCGGCGGCGACGGACGATGAGTTTGTCGCTTGGCTTGTGCGACTTGCGGGTACGGCCTTCGGGCTTACCCCACGGGCTGACCGGGTGACGGCCGCCGGAGGTCTTACCCTCACCGCCACCGTGCGGGTGGTCGACCGGGTTCATCACGACACCACGGACGGTGGGGCGCTTGCCCTTCCACCGCATACGGCCGGCCTTACCCCAGTTGATGTTCGCCTGCTCGGCATTGCCGACCTCGCCGACGGTGGCGCGGCAGCGCACGTCGACGCGACGGATTTCACCGGACGGCATACGCAGCGAGGCGTAGGTGCCTTCCTTACCCAGCAGCTGGATGCTCGCACCGGCCGACCGCGCCAGCTTGGCACCGCCACCGGGACGCAGCTCCACCGCGTGGATGAGCGTGCCCGCCGGGATGTTGCGCAGCGGCAGGTTGTTGCCCGGCTTGATGTCGGCGTTGGCGCCGGACTCCACGACGTCGCCCTGCGACAGTCCCTGCGGCGCAATGATGTAGCGCTTCTCGCCGTCCAGGAAGTGCAGTAGTGCGATGTTGGCGGTGCGGTTCGGGTCGTACTCGATGTGAGCGACCTTCGCGTTGACGCCGTCCTTGTCGTTGCGACGGAAGTCGATCACCCGGTAGGCGCGCTTGTGGCCGCCACCCTTGTGACGCGTGGTGATCCGACCGTGTGCGTTGCGGCCGCCCTTACCGTGCAGCGGGCGAACCAGCGACTTCTCCGGATGGTCGCGAGTGATCTCGGCGAAATCGGAGACGCTAGAACCGCGACGACCGGGGGTCGTCGGCTTGTACTTGCGAATTCCCATATCTGGAGTCTTCCTAATTCCTTAATCCTCGGCCGATCAGGCCGGTGCTCCGAAGAGGTCGATTGGCTTGCTGCCAGCGGCCAGCGTGACTATGGCGCGCTTGGTGTCCTTGCGCTTGCCGTAGCCGGCGCGAGTGCGCTTGCGCTTGCCCTGCCGATTGAGCGTGTTGACCGAGTCGACCTTCACCTTGAAGATCTTCTCGATCGCGATCTTGATCTGCGTCTTGTTGGAGTCCGGGTGCACGACGAACGTGTACACGTTCTCTTCGATGAGTCCGTAGGACTTCTCGGAGATCACCGGCGCCAAGATGATGTCGCGTGGATCAGTGACGGTCGCCATCAGGCCGACACCTCCTCATCTGAGTTCGTGTGCGCTGAGATGTAGGCATCCAGCGCCTCGACGCTGAACACCACGTCGTCGGCCTTCAGCACGTCGTAGGTGTTCAACTGGTCCGGCGAAATCACGTGCACACCGGGCAGATTGCGCACGCTCTTGGCGCCCGTCTCGTCGGTGCGGCCGATCACGATCAAAACCTGCTTGTTCTCGGTCAGGGTGGCCAGGAACGTCTTGGCGCTCTTGGTCGACGGCGCCTGGCCCTCGACGAGCTCCGTCACCGCGTGGATACGGCCGTTGCGCGCCCGATCCGAGAGCGCACCGCGCAGGGCGGCGGCGATCATCTTCTTCGGGGTGCGCTGGCTGTAGTCGCGCGGCTGCGGACCGTGCACGACGCCGCCGCCGGTGAACTGCGGTGCGCGCGTGGAGCCCTGACGAGCACGGCCGGTGCCCTTCTGCCGGTACGGCTTCTTGCCGCCACCGCGCACATCGCCTCGGGTCTTGGTCGAATGCGTGCC
It encodes the following:
- the rplP gene encoding 50S ribosomal protein L16, with translation MLIPRKVKHRKQHHPRQRGIASGGTSVSFGDYGIQALEHAYITNRQIESARIAINRHIKRGGKVWINIFPDRPLTKKPAETRMGSGKGSPEWWVANVKPGRVLFELSYPDEKTAREALTRAIHKLPIKARIVTREEHF
- the rplV gene encoding 50S ribosomal protein L22, with amino-acid sequence MTSVETYPSATAVARFVRISPTKARRVIDLVRGKSVTEALDILRWAPQDASEPVAKVIASAAANAQNNEGLDPSTLVVATVYADGGPTAKRIRPRAQGRAFRIRKRTSHITVIVESRPSRSGGRDGGSASSASAARSRRAQGSKAAASKKASGAAPAATSSPAKKAAAETETVTVETAPAKKAAAKKASSKKADEVKTTEASDEAKEGSE
- the rplB gene encoding 50S ribosomal protein L2, whose amino-acid sequence is MGIRKYKPTTPGRRGSSVSDFAEITRDHPEKSLVRPLHGKGGRNAHGRITTRHKGGGHKRAYRVIDFRRNDKDGVNAKVAHIEYDPNRTANIALLHFLDGEKRYIIAPQGLSQGDVVESGANADIKPGNNLPLRNIPAGTLIHAVELRPGGGAKLARSAGASIQLLGKEGTYASLRMPSGEIRRVDVRCRATVGEVGNAEQANINWGKAGRMRWKGKRPTVRGVVMNPVDHPHGGGEGKTSGGRHPVSPWGKPEGRTRKSHKPSDKLIVRRRRTGKNKR
- the rpsC gene encoding 30S ribosomal protein S3, which encodes MGQKINPHGFRLGITTDWKSRWYADKQYKDYVKEDVAIRRLLATGLERAGIADVEIERTRDRVRVDIHTARPGIVIGRRGTEADRIRADLEKLTGKQVQLNILEVKNPESQAQLVAQGVAEQLSNRVAFRRAMRKAIQSAMRQPNVKGIRVQCSGRLGGAEMSRSEFYREGRVPLHTLRADIDYGLYEAKTTFGRIGVKVWIYKGDIVGGKRELTAAVPAGADRPRRERPSGTRPRRSGASGTTATSTEAGRAATEEAPAAPAVAEATTGTEAAAGDAAAPESTES
- the rplW gene encoding 50S ribosomal protein L23, with the translated sequence MATVTDPRDIILAPVISEKSYGLIEENVYTFVVHPDSNKTQIKIAIEKIFKVKVDSVNTLNRQGKRKRTRAGYGKRKDTKRAIVTLAAGSKPIDLFGAPA
- the rpsS gene encoding 30S ribosomal protein S19, translated to MPRSLKKGPFVDDHLLKKVDLQNEKNTKQVIKTWSRRSTIIPDFIGHTFAVHDGRKHVPVFVTEAMVGHKLGEFAPTRTFKGHIKDDRKAKRR
- the rplD gene encoding 50S ribosomal protein L4, which gives rise to MAEKTLKIDVHTPAGKKDGSVELPAALFDVEPNIALMHQVVEAQLAAKRQGTHSTKTRGDVRGGGKKPYRQKGTGRARQGSTRAPQFTGGGVVHGPQPRDYSQRTPKKMIAAALRGALSDRARNGRIHAVTELVEGQAPSTKSAKTFLATLTENKQVLIVIGRTDETGAKSVRNLPGVHVISPDQLNTYDVLKADDVVFSVEALDAYISAHTNSDEEVSA